From the genome of Virgibacillus proomii, one region includes:
- the rph gene encoding ribonuclease PH, with the protein MRSDQRNVNSLRPITIITDFLQHPEGSVLIQIGNTKVICNASIEDRVPPFMRGQGKGWITAEYAMLPRATEQRNIRESSKGKVSGRTMEIQRLIGRALRSVVDLDSIGERTVWVDCDVIQADGGTRTASITGAFVAVALALAKLVNDKVIPNMPITDFLAATSVGVMPDGQEILDLNYVEDSKAHVDMNIVMTGSGEFVEIQGTGEEATFTGKQLNVMLQLAEEGLRTLFDKQREALGSVAELIDQRISQKGETE; encoded by the coding sequence ATGAGAAGTGATCAACGTAATGTAAATAGTTTACGACCAATAACAATTATAACCGATTTTCTTCAGCATCCGGAAGGTTCTGTGCTGATTCAGATAGGTAATACAAAGGTGATATGTAACGCTAGTATTGAAGACAGGGTTCCTCCGTTTATGCGTGGACAAGGGAAGGGCTGGATTACTGCGGAATATGCGATGCTACCTCGAGCAACGGAGCAAAGAAATATTAGAGAATCGTCCAAGGGAAAAGTAAGTGGGAGAACAATGGAAATCCAACGGTTAATTGGCAGAGCACTTCGCTCCGTCGTTGATTTGGATAGCATTGGTGAACGGACGGTTTGGGTCGATTGTGATGTTATTCAGGCAGATGGAGGAACAAGGACTGCTTCCATAACTGGAGCGTTTGTTGCCGTTGCCTTGGCTTTGGCAAAGCTGGTAAATGATAAAGTGATACCGAACATGCCAATCACGGATTTTCTCGCTGCCACTTCCGTAGGTGTCATGCCGGACGGTCAGGAAATTTTGGACTTGAATTATGTGGAAGATTCCAAAGCACATGTTGATATGAATATTGTAATGACTGGCTCCGGTGAATTTGTAGAAATTCAGGGTACAGGAGAAGAAGCAACTTTTACAGGTAAACAGTTGAATGTTATGTTGCAATTAGCCGAAGAAGGATTACGCACACTGTTCGACAAACAACGTGAAGCATTGGGAAGTGTTGCTGAACTAATTGATCAACGCATTTCCCAAAAAGGAGAAACAGAATGA
- a CDS encoding GerMN domain-containing protein — protein MHKRGILIAGMVTFSMILTGCFQGEQSLEEEMDPPQNAKPVDKLDESKNDKKQGEEGKKTASETVARELYLLDANGMVASQTLELPTPDSYTVASQVLQYLVKDGPVSQLLPNGFQAVLPAGTEILGVDLQEDGTIVVDLSKEFANYEAEDEKKILEAITYSLTQFENVKSVQLQMQGKALKEMPVDGTPIGKGYSRANGINVSDEGVTNLIESQTVTMFYPAEHNENRYYVPVTQYVEQKEDIDELRAVVEKLIEGPGLEKNVTQVFDPKTTLTNKPSLKDGILHLEFNDEILMDGKKSVISDEVMETIVRTMTEINGVDAVQVGVENVEKLVNENGEAYTKPVTKEQFTPTEKL, from the coding sequence GGAAGAAATGGATCCACCACAAAATGCAAAGCCCGTTGATAAATTGGATGAATCTAAAAACGACAAGAAGCAGGGAGAAGAAGGTAAAAAAACAGCAAGTGAAACGGTTGCACGTGAATTATATTTATTAGATGCCAATGGAATGGTAGCTTCACAAACTTTGGAATTACCGACTCCAGATTCATATACGGTAGCTTCACAAGTATTACAATATTTAGTAAAGGATGGTCCTGTTTCTCAACTGCTGCCCAATGGCTTTCAAGCTGTATTGCCGGCAGGAACAGAGATACTGGGAGTAGATTTGCAAGAGGATGGTACGATTGTTGTTGATTTATCAAAAGAGTTTGCTAACTATGAAGCAGAAGATGAGAAAAAAATTCTTGAGGCCATCACATACTCCCTAACACAATTTGAAAATGTAAAAAGCGTTCAGTTACAGATGCAAGGAAAGGCGCTAAAGGAAATGCCAGTGGATGGTACCCCAATTGGTAAAGGATATTCACGAGCTAATGGTATTAATGTAAGCGACGAAGGAGTAACAAATCTAATTGAAAGTCAAACAGTTACGATGTTCTACCCAGCTGAACATAACGAAAATCGCTATTATGTACCTGTAACTCAATATGTGGAGCAAAAGGAAGATATTGATGAATTACGCGCAGTTGTTGAAAAGCTTATTGAGGGACCAGGGCTGGAAAAGAATGTTACACAAGTATTTGACCCTAAAACAACATTAACAAATAAACCTTCCTTAAAAGATGGTATTTTACATTTAGAGTTTAATGATGAAATATTGATGGATGGTAAAAAATCAGTTATTTCTGATGAAGTGATGGAAACGATTGTACGAACAATGACGGAAATAAATGGGGTAGATGCTGTACAAGTTGGCGTAGAAAATGTAGAAAAGCTAGTAAATGAAAATGGTGAAGCTTATACAAAGCCGGTAACAAAAGAACAATTCACACCGACAGAAAAATTATAA
- a CDS encoding metallophosphoesterase family protein — MPKVLILSDSHGLKKELEIIKDRHQVDYMVHCGDSELGLDDKEMSDFYSVMGNCDVDTRYPEEQTLTVDGLGFLIVHGHLHSVKSNLLQVAYRAEELGAQIICFGHTHVAFAEQHGKQLFINPGSIRLPRGRKEKTYVILEWDVKENIHVYFYTTDGDRLKEMDYTASL; from the coding sequence ATGCCAAAAGTACTTATATTGAGTGATAGTCATGGATTAAAAAAAGAACTTGAGATCATTAAGGATCGACATCAAGTGGATTATATGGTTCATTGCGGCGATTCAGAATTGGGACTTGATGATAAGGAAATGTCTGACTTTTATTCCGTTATGGGTAATTGCGATGTAGATACGCGCTATCCTGAGGAGCAAACGTTGACAGTTGATGGACTTGGTTTCTTAATAGTTCATGGTCATTTACACTCCGTTAAAAGTAATTTATTGCAGGTTGCTTATCGTGCGGAAGAATTAGGGGCACAAATCATATGTTTTGGTCATACACATGTCGCTTTTGCAGAGCAACACGGTAAGCAATTGTTTATTAACCCCGGTAGTATTCGCTTGCCACGTGGAAGAAAAGAAAAAACATATGTTATTTTGGAATGGGATGTAAAAGAAAATATACACGTTTATTTTTACACGACCGATGGGGACCGCTTAAAAGAAATGGATTATACTGCTTCGCTGTAG
- a CDS encoding XTP/dITP diphosphatase — translation MKRVIIATKNEGKATEFKELFRAYQIQAVSLNDLKELPDVEETGSTFEENATLKAETIASLLSLPVIADDSGLVIDALDGRPGVYSARYAGEEKNDQANIDKVLSELKDIPENKRTAKFVCVLAFAKPGMETMLYKGYCHGRIANSPIGTNGFGYDPIFIPHASQLTMAQLTQEEKNAISHRHHALQQLETSLKEQDIIF, via the coding sequence ATGAAACGTGTGATTATTGCTACGAAAAATGAAGGAAAAGCAACAGAATTTAAGGAGCTTTTTAGAGCTTATCAGATTCAGGCCGTTTCATTAAACGACTTAAAAGAGTTGCCTGATGTGGAAGAAACAGGCTCTACATTTGAAGAAAATGCCACTTTAAAAGCAGAAACAATTGCTTCCCTTTTATCTTTACCTGTTATTGCAGATGATTCAGGTTTAGTAATTGATGCTTTAGACGGTAGGCCTGGTGTTTATTCAGCAAGGTATGCCGGTGAAGAAAAGAATGATCAGGCTAATATAGACAAGGTTTTGTCAGAACTAAAAGATATTCCTGAAAATAAGAGAACAGCAAAGTTTGTTTGTGTGCTAGCTTTTGCAAAGCCTGGTATGGAAACAATGTTGTACAAAGGATATTGTCATGGCAGAATTGCCAACTCGCCAATAGGAACAAACGGTTTCGGTTATGATCCAATTTTTATACCACATGCCAGTCAGTTAACGATGGCTCAGTTGACTCAAGAAGAAAAGAATGCCATTAGCCACCGTCATCATGCACTTCAACAACTAGAAACGAGTCTTAAAGAACAGGATATAATTTTTTGA